The DNA segment GTGGTCACGCCGTCACGCGGCTGGCTGGACCTCCCGGCCGCCTTCGGCCTGACCGGATCAGGTTGAATGCCACACCGTGATCCGCTGGACGAACGCCGTCCTTTGACGCACCATTAGCACTCGGAGAGTTCGAGTGCCAGTTCCGGAGGAACCCCGTGCCGACATACCAGTACGCCTGCACCGAGTGCGGTCACCGTTTCGAGGCGGTGCAGGCATTCACCGACGACGCGCTGACGACCTGCCCCAACTGCTCGGGCAAGTTGCGCAAGGTGTTCTCCGCGGTCGGCGTGGTGTTCAAGGGCTCCGGCTTCTATCGCACCGACTCGCGCTCGTCCAGCACCGCCTCGACGCCGGCCAGCAGCTCGAATGGCTCCAAGGACAGCGGCAGCACGTCCACCTCGTCGACGAGCACGTCGTCCGACACCAAGTCCAGCACCAGCAAGCCGGCCGCCACCAGCGCCTCCGCGAGCTGACCGCTCCTTAGCACGGAACGCCACCACAAACGGGTTGTCCACAGCGGGATCGGCTGTCCACAGATTCCGGTCGCCGCGGCCAAACCGGCCGATACGCGGCATACGGTGACCGGCATGCGACTGTTCACCCGCGACGACGAGCGGCTCGACACGGCACCCTGGCGGTTTCGCCTGCCGCGGCCCAGCCGGGCGCTGCGACCGCTCGCGGCGGCCGCGCTGGTCTGCCTGGCCGCGCTCGTCCTGCTCTCCGCCAACGACACCGCCGGCCAGCCGACCGCTGCCGCTCCGAAGCCGAAAGACAGCCGCGCGGCCGTCCCGAGCGGCCTTGTCGGCGTGACAGTGGAGGTCTCGTCCGCGGCCGCGGCCACGCTGCGGCCAGGCGACCACATCGACCTGCTGGCGACCGCGGCCGACACGACCACCGTCGCCGAGTCGGCGTTGGTGCTGGCCACCGGCGCCAGTCAGGTTTTCGTTGCGGTGCCGCGAGAAGCCGCCACCCGGATTGCCGCAATCCCGGCAGATGCCCGAATAACCGTCACCGTACGCTCCCCTTAGCAATCGCCTAAGGGAGGAAAGCGAAGATGCTGAGGGGTTTCAAGGAGTTCATCCTGCGCGGCAACGTCGTCGAGCTGGCCGTCGCGGTCGTGATCGGTTCCGCCTTCAACGCGGTGGTGACCTCGGTGGTCGACAACCTGATCAAGCCGCTGATCCAGCTGGTGCCCAGCGTCGGGCCGCAGGGTGGCCTGGTGCTGCGGCACAACCCCGGCGGTGCGGACGTGGTGCTCGGCTATGGCAACGTGATCAACGCGCTGATCACCTTCGTCCTCATCGCCGCGGTCGTCTACTTCGCCTTCGTGCTGCCGATGAACAAGCTCGCCGAGATGCGCGCCAAGGGAAGGGAGCCGGAGCCGGAGAAGGTCAGCGAGGAGGTGGCGCTGCTGCGCGAGATCCGCGACTCACTCGCCCGCCGGCAGGACTGACGGTCGCATGGCCACCATGCGTGCGCCGGACGCACGCATGGTGGCCATGCGGACATCCCGTCGGCCGGGCGTCACCAGTGTGGCGGACGCTCCTCCAGCAGCCGGTCGTCGCGGCTGTCCCGGCCGTAGCGCTCACCCCAGCCCTCGTCGCGGTCGTCGCTGGTCTGGTCGGGGAGGATGTCGATGTCGTCGTCCAGCTGCACTTCGCGGTCCCCGTCTGGCGCGCTCATGCGGGCTCCTCAGCAGTTCAAGTGGTGGACACGGGACGGTTCTGTGACACTACGACTGTCCGTTATTGATCACGTGCCGGCGACGTCCAGGCTACTGACACGGATGTCGGGCCACTGTGACTGCCGGCACCAAGAGGGGGTCCTTTCCATGAGCATGTTCGACGATGCGAAGAAGTTCATCGACGAGCACGACGAGCAGGTAGACCAGGTCCTGGACAAGGCCGGCGAGTTCGCCAACGAGAAAACCGGCGGCCAGTACGGCGACCAGATCCAGCAGGGGGTCGACTTCGCGCAGCAGCACACCGGCGACGGAGACACGACGCAGGGACAGCAGGACCAGCAGCAGTAGGACCACCGCGGAAGGGACCCGAGCGCGCTCGGGTCCCTTTTGCTATGGCGTCAGCTCCAGCGTGTCCACCGCCGACGCGCGTACGGCGCCGGCACTGAACGGCATCGGCCGCAGCTCACCGCGTTGCCACAGCGGCGTCTGGTCGCCGTAATGGTCGGCGTAGGCGTGACCGGACACGCCGGTCAGGTCGATCCACCTCGACCGGTCCAGATCGGCGGTGTCCACGATCATCCGCATCGACGGCACGCTGGCCACCGCGTAGCCCTTGGCGGCGATCCAGCCGGTCGCGTCGACCAGGCCGCCACCACCGCCGACCGCGTACGGACCGCGGTTGAACAACGCCTCGATCGGCGCGATCCCGGAGTTGCCCAGGCTCGCGTTGCGCAGCGTCAGCTGGTGCATCCGTCCCCACTGCCAGCCCTTCGGGTCGGCGCCCTGGCTGTCGGCCAGCTCGGTCGCGGCCTCGGTCATCGCGCGCGCCAGGATGTCGTCACGGCTCTCGACCCGCTTCGTGCCGCGTACGTCCCACCACGGCGACCGCGGATCCGCCAGCAGCGCTTTCACGACCGCGAACCACCGCTCGTTGCCGACGACACTTTCGCGGTCGTACGCCGGGATGTCGTCGTAGAACGTGTCGGCGAGCAGGTGCCGCCAGGTGGCGTTGAAGAAAGCACCGGCCGCCGAGCCGGCCGGCTGCTGGAAATCCCAGCCACGCAACAGGTCCTGCGCCCGCGCGGCGAAACCGGTCAGCCGGATCCTCAGCAGCGCCGGCACGACGTCGACGGCGTTGCCGTTGCGCGTGTCCATCTGCATGCGCTGCACATCGGCGACACTCACCTTCGCGCGTGAGGTGATCAGGTCGCGGATCCGCTGCGACCGATAGCCGTATTCCCAGTCGGTGGTCAGCAAATACGGATAGCCGGGGCCGACGACCGCCTGGTTGGCGGTCACCACGAAACCCTCCTGCGGGTTCAGCACGCTCGGCAGCGCGTCGTACGGAATGCGGCTTTTCCAGTCATAGCGCGGATCCCAGCCCGGCGCCGGCCACCGGCCGTCCCCCAGGCCACGGACCGGGATGTCACCAGGCGCCTGATAGCCGATGTTGCCGTCCACGTCCGCGTACACGAGATTCTGTGCCGGTACGGCGAAAAGCCGCGCCGCCTCGCGGAACTGCGGCCAGTTTTGCGCCAGCGCCATCGAAAAGACGGCGTCCATGGTGCGGCCGGCGTCCAATGCCGTCCAGCGCAACGACACCGCGGTCGTCTTCGACGCGCGCCGTACGCCCGGATCGACGTCGGACATCAGCGGGCCGTGACCCGTGCTGCGGACTGTGACGACCCGCGAGGAGCCGCCGGCGATCCGGATCGTCTCCTTACGTGTCTGCAGCGGCCGCCATTCGTCGCCGACCTGATACCGCGTGCCGTTCAGCTTCTCCAGGTAGAGATCAGCGACGTCCGGACCGAGATTGGTGAATCCCCAGGCGATCCGCTCGTTGTGTCCGATGACGATCCCGGGTACGCCGGAAAAACTGTAGCCGAGCACGGAAAACGGGCAGCCGGCCGAGACCGTCCGGCAGTGCAGGCCCATCTGGTACCAGATCGACGGCATGCCGGGACCGAGGTGCGGATCGTTGGCCAGGATCGGTTTTCCGGTGGTCGTGCGCGAGCCGGCGATCACCCAGGAATTCGACCCGATGTCGGCGGAGGTCCCGGGGCCGAGCAGGTCCAGCGCGCGAAAAGCCTTCGAAACTCCGGAAAAAGCAACAGCCGGCTGTACGGTCGCCGAGCGGAACGTGCCGTTCCGCACGCCGCCGCCACCGACGATCGGCGCGTGTTCCGCAAACGGATATGCCGGCCACAGCTGCTCGATGCGGTCCCTCGACAGGCCGGCGGTGAGCAGTTGTGCGCGGTCCAGCTCGGCGATCAGGTTGGACCGCAGATCCCACGCCATCGCCTTCAGCCAGGCGACCGAGTCGACCGGTGTCCACGGCTCGATCCGGTAGTCCGGTGCGGTGATTTTCAACACACCGTATTCGAGGCTGGCCGCCAGGCCCTGGTGCGTCCGGAGATACGCGTTGACGCCGGCCGCGTATGCCTGCAGGTAAATCTTTGTCCGCGCGGACAACAGGCCAAATTCGCGCTCCGCGACCCGCCGCCATCCCATCGTCCGCACGGCCGCGTCGGTGTCCACCTGGCTCGCGCCGAACATCTCCGACAGCCGGCCAGCGGTGACATGCCGGCGGAAGTCCATTTCCCAGAACCGGTCCTGCGCGTGCACATATCCCTGGGCACGGAAAAGATCCGTCGCGGTCGACGCGTACAGCTGGGGCACGCCACCGGCGTCGCGGCTGACCGTGACCGGCGCGGACAGGCCCGGCACGGAGACACTGCCGGACGTCTGCGGAAAAGACGCGCGTACGGCGATCGTCCCCCCGCCGACGGCGAAGGCGCCGACCAGCAACAACACCGCGAGAATGCCGCACATCAGCCGGACGGCGACCCGTCCCCACCGTTTCATGACGCCAACATAAGGCCCGGCACCGACAGGCCGTACGAATGGGACAGATCGCTTCACTCCGCAGTCATGGGATCACTGCGCGCCGAGAAGTTGTCAGACCCGCGTGTTAACGTCACGGCCACCGCGGACGATGTTTTCGGTGTCCGCGGCGTCAAAAAACGCGTGCTGAGCAGGTGCGCTGGCAGTGACCGTCGGGGGCCAGGACCATGCGGCGCCGGAAGGCCGGCACCGCGCGTCACGAGTGCCCGAGGAGTGCTCATGAGCGGCCGTCGGCGCCGCCGGACCCTGCGTGGTGCGGCCGTGCTCCTGGCGCTGTGCGCGTTCCTCGGCACGAGCGCCGGTCCGGCGGTGGCCGATCCGAGCGCGGAGCCGTCGGTGGCCGCGTGGTCGTCCGGTCCGTGTGCCGGCGACACCGGCGTGACGGTGGTCGCCGACTTCACGCCGTTCCGGTCCGGCCGGCGGTTCGGTGACACGCCGGTGGTGCGCCGCTGCGACCACGGCACGCCGGCCACCGCGATGCGGGCGCTCGCTGACGTTGGTCTCGACGTGACGCGCGGCACGGACGGCTATCTGTGCCGGATCACCGGCCTGCCGAAGGTGGCCGACGACGCCTGCACGGGCGCGAGCGGCGGCCGGCCCGGCTGGGCCCTGTCGGTGCCCAACGCCGACCGTACGGTGTGGACCTATCCGGCGGAGACCGCCGATCGCTATCACCCGGCGGCCGGTGGCGTGGTGGCCTTCTCGTACGGCACCGGCACGACCAACCAGCCGTCGGTCAGCGTCGCCGGCGCGGCACAGCCGGCGTCCGCGCCGGCCGCGATGGACCCGCCGACGCCGTCCGGCACTCCCGGCGGACCGAGCTCGCAGAGCGCGCCAGCGCCGGCATCCGCCGCGCGCGCCGCCACCTTCCTGGCCGACGACCTGCGCCGCGGCGGCCACACGTTCCCGGCGGCACCGGCCGGGCTGGTCGCCGACGCGATCCTTGCCCTGCACGCGGCCGGCGTCGCGCCGGACGAGGCGAAGGCCGCGACGGCACGGCTGCGTACGCAGACCGCCGCCGATCCGCAGCTGACCGCGAAGCTTCTGCTGATCGCCGTCGCCCAGGGCATCGACCCGCGACACTGGTCGGCGAGCGGCCGGCTCGCCGACCTGGTCAGGGCGGTGGCCGCCGGCGTCGACCGCACCGGCCGATACGGACCCGACACCGCGTCGCAGGCGTACGGCGTCGTCGCGCTGAGCAGGGCCGGAGCGGCTGCCCTGGCGGTCGCGTACCTGCTGCGTCAGCAGTGTCCCGACGGCGGCTTCCGCGCCACCGCTCAAGGCAGCTGCGCGTCGAGCGTCGACGGCACGGCGATCGCCACGTGGTCGTTGGCGGTGGTCGGCGGCCAGGACGCGGCCGTGCAACGCGCGGCGAGCTGGCTGACCAGCCACCGCGACTCCACCGGCGGCTTCGGCGTCGCCGGCAGCACCGGCCTGGCGGCGCGTGCGCTGGCGGCGGCCGGCGCGACACCACCGGGCGCGTACGCCGGCTGGCTGGGATCGCTGCAGGTGCCGGCCGCCCTGCCGACCGTCCTGCGGGGCGCCATCGCCGCCTCGCCGGCCGACTTCGCCGCTGTGAAGACCGGTCTCGACGCGTACGCGAAGTCGCCGGCCGGCCTGGCGCGGCTGCGCCAGACCACCGCGCTGGCGGTGCTCGGCCTGGCCGCTCCGTCAGCGCGACACGCTGGCGGCGCGGCGGCACCGGCCGCCGGTTCTGGAGGGCGCGCGGGCGCCAGCCGGCCACACGACGCGGCCGGCCCGCCGGCACGGCCGATGACCTCGTTGCCGGAGACCGGTCCGGCGGTCGTACCGATGCTGGCCATCGGCGTGCTGCTCGTGCTGCTCGGCGTGGCCTGCACGCTCAGTCCTGGTCCGGATCCATCCAGCGAGCTGGTCGCCTGGATCCAACGGCGAGCCCAGCGCTCGGCCAACACTTCCTGATCAACGGCATACTCCAGGTGGAGGCGGCCGGCCCTGACCGGCCGCTACCGTGACCAAGTGCTCAAAGAGGATCTACATCGGGGGCTCAGCTCCGCCGAGGTCGCGCAACGGATAGCCGACGGCCGCACGAACGACGTGCCGACCAGAGCCAGCCGCAGCGTCTGGGACATCGTACGCGGCAACGTCTTCACCAGGATCAACGCGATCTTCGGCGTACTTTTCCTGCTGATCGCCTCCACCGGCTTTTTCATCGACGGCGTCTTCGGCCTGCTGATCATCGCCAACAGCGTGATCGGCATGATCCAGGAGCTGCGCGCCAAGCGGACGCTCGACCGGCTCACCATCGTGGGCCAGGCCAAGCCACGCGTACGCCGCGAGGGCGTCAGCACGGAGGTGGCGCCCAACCAGGTGGTCGCCGACGACGTGATCGAGATGGCGGCCGGCGACCAGATCGTGGTGGACGGCGAGGTGCTCGGCGCCGAGGCCCTGGAGGTCGACGAGTCGCTGCTGACCGGTGAGTCCGACCCGGTCGTGAAGCGCGCCGGCGACCAGGTGATGTCCGGCAGCTTCGTGGTCGCCGGCGGCGGCACCTACCGGGCCACCAAGGTCGGCAAGGAGGCGTACGCGGCCAGGCTCGCCGAGGAGGCCAGCAAGTTCACCCTGGTCAACTCCGAGCTGCGCAACGGCATCAACCGGATCCTGCGCTTCATCACGTATCTGCTGATCCCGGCCGGTGCGCTGTCGATCTACAACCAGCTCTTCTCCGGTCAGCAGCAGTGGCGCGAGGCCGTACGCGGCATGGTCGCGGCGCTCGTGCCGATGGTGCCCGAAGGCCTGATCCTGATGACCGCCATCGCCTTCGCGGTCGGCGTGATCCGGCTCGGCCAGCGGCAGTGCCTGGTCAACGAGCTGCCGGCGATCGAGGGGCTGGCCAGGGTCGACACGGTGTGCGCGGACAAGACCGGCACGCTGACCGAGAACGCGTTGCGGCTGACCGAGGTGCTACCGGTCGGCAACGGCGAGCCGGCCGAGCGGGCACTGGCCGCGCTGGCCGCCGCCGACTCCCGGCCCAACGCGAGCCTGGCCGCGATCGCGCAGGCCTACCCGGAGGCGCCTGGCTGGCCGGTCGAGGCGGTGGCGGCCTTTTCGTCGGCGCGGAAGTGGAGCGGCGCGAGCTTCGGCGAGCACGGCAACTGGGTCCTCGGCGCCCCGGACGTGTTGCTGCCGGCGGACAGCGGCGAACGTGCCGAGGCCGAGCGGATCGGCTCGCGGGGTTTGCGCGTACTGCTGCTGGCGAAGGCCGCACAGAAGGTGGACGTCGCCGGCGCTCCCGGGGTCGTCACGCCGGTCGCGCTGGTGGTGCTGGAGCAGAAGGTGCGGCCGGACGCCAAGGACACGCTCGACTACTTCGGCGAGCAGAACGTCACGGTCAAGGTGATCTCCGGCGACAACGCGCTGTCGGTCGGCGCCGTGGCCACCGCGCTGGACCTGCCACACGCGGACCGGCCGGTCGACGCGCGTACGCTCCCCGAGGAGCCGGAGCAGCTGGCCGAGTCGGTGGAGAACGGCACGGTCTTCGGCCGCGTGACGCCGGCGCAGAAGCGGTCGATGGTCAAGGCGCTGCAGTCCAAGGGCCACACGGTCGCGATGACCGGTGACGGCGTCAACGACGTACTGGCGCTCAAGGACGCCGACATCGGCGTGGCGATGGGGGCCGGCAGCCCGGCGACCCGGTCGGTCGCGCAGATCGTGTTGCTGGACAACAAGTTCGCGACGCTGCCGCATGTCGTCGGCGAGGGGCGGCGGGTGATCGGCAACATCGAGCGGGTCTCCAACCTGTTTCTCACCAAGACCGTCTATTCGGTGCTGCTGGCGCTGCTGGTCGGCATCCCGGGCCTGATCGGCCTGGACGCTCTGCCGTACCCGTTCCTGCCCCGGCACGTGACGCTGACCGGCTGGTTCACCATCGGCCTGCCGGCGTTCGTACTGTCGCTGGCGCCGAACAACGAGCGCGCACAACGCGGTTTCGTCGGCCGGGTCATGCGGATGGCGATCCCCGCCGGCCTGGTCATCGCGGTCGCCTGTTTCGTGTCGTACGTGCTGGTCTACGACGGTCGCGGCGCCAGCCAGACCAACGTGGTGCAGGCCAGCACGACCGCGCTGATGACGCTGATCGCGATCGCGCTGTGGGTCCTGATCATCGTGGCGCGGCCGTACGTCTGGTGGAAGGTCGCGCTGATCGCCACGATGGTGGTGCTGTCGGCGGTGATGTTCGTCCTGCCGCTGAGCCAGAAGGTCTTCCAGCTCGACCCGAGCAACGGGTCGTACACGTTGACCGCCTGTGTGTGTGCGGTGGTCGGCATCGTGCTCATCGAGGCGTTCTGGTGGATCGACGGCTGGCTGCGCAAGGAAAAGCGCCGCCTCTTCGCCGCCTAGCGACGACGCAATCGGAATCCGATTGCGTCGTCGGATGCCGGCTGACCTGCGGCGATGCGGCCACCGGTGACACTCGGACAGCCGATCTGGCGCCCGAATGCGACTTTGTCGACCGGTTTTCCCGCCGGATCGGTCAACAAGGTTTCCAATTGGATGCGCCGGCCGGTCACACACGGCGGGGGCCACGCGGAAACCGTCGCTCGCGGGTGTGAGACTGGTGCGGTGGTCAAGCGTGTGCTAGGAGCTGTCGTCGTCGGCGGGTTGCTGCTCGCCGGGTTGTTGAGCGGTTGCGGGCTGGCGCCGGAGCCGCGGCCGAGTGGCAGTCCGCACAGCACGGCGATCCCGACCGTGCCGCCGAGCTCGCAGATCCCCGGCGGCCAGGCGTGGTGGCCGTACGTCGTCTTCGGTGTGATCGTGCTGGTGTTGATCCTCATCGGCGTGGCACTGGCGACCGCGCCGAAGCGCCCGAAGCCGCCACGGCCATGAGCACTCCGGCGCGCACCGACAGCCCCGTCCACGTGCCGACGGTGCTGGCCGCGGCGCTGTTGGCCGCGGTCGCCGTCGCCGCGATCGCACTGTGGACCGGCGGCGCGGTGACCAACCAGGTCCCCGGCCTGCCGGATCCGGGACCGCTCACCATCTGGGCCCTGCCGCTGTCGACGGTGCTCGGCCAGCTGGCGGCCGCGACCACGGTCGGCGGCCTCGCGGTCGCCGCCTTCGCCATTCCGACGCAGCACGCCGACAACGGCCGCCGCGTGTCCGCGCACGGCTATCTGATGCTGCGTACGGCTTCGGTCGCCGCGATCGTCTGGGCTCTGGCGACCGCCGCGCAGCTGTGCTTCACGCTGTCCGACCTGCTCGGCCAGCCGGTCACCCAGGCGCTCAACCGCACGTCGCTGGTCAGCTTCGTCAGTACGGTCGAGGTCGGCCAGACGCTCACGGTCATGATGGTGGCCGCGCTGCTGATCGCCACGGCCTCACGCATCGTGTTGTCGGCGACCGGCGCCGCGGTGCTCGCCGTGTTGTCGGTGGCCGCCGCCATGCCGCCGGTGTTCAGCGGCCACGCGGCATCGGCCGGCAACCACCAGATGGCCGTGTCGACGATGATCCTGCACGTCGGCGGCGTACTCGTCTGGACAGGCGGCCTGATCGCGCTGCTGCTCTGCCGGCGGCTGCCGACCCCGGCGCTGTCCGCCGCCGCGCACCGCTACTCCAAGGCCGCGCTGGCCGCGTTCGTCGTGGTCGGCCTGAGCGGCGTGGTCAACGCGACCGTACGCGTGCAGTCGTGGGGCGCCCTGTTCGGCACCGGCTATGGCCGGATCGTCATCCTGAAGTTCCTGGCGCTGGTGTCACTCGGTGTTTTCGGCTGGTGGCACCGAAAACGTACGCTGCCCGCATTGGCCGACGGTGCGCGCGGCGCGTTCGTACGGCTCGCCGCGGTGGAAGTGCTCGTCTTCGCCGCCACGGTCGGCCTGGCCGTCGCGCTGTCGCGTACGCCGCCGGCCGGCGTGCCGGAGGAGCTCGACCGCACCGGCGCGCTGCTCGGCTTTCCGATGCCGGGGCCGGCGACGCTGGAGAAGATGGTCTTCAACTGGCTGCCGGAGCCGCTGTTCATCGCCGTGTCGCTGGCCGCGATCGGTTTTTACCTGGCCGGCGTGTGGCGGCTGCGCAAGCGCGGCGACCGCTGGCCGGTGTCGCGTACGGCCTGCTGGGTCGCCGGCTGGCTGATCGTCATCGTCGTGACCTCGAGCGGTCTCGCGCGCTATGGCTACGTACTCTTCAGCATCCACATGATCCAGCACATGACGCTGGCGATGCTGGCGCCGGCGATCATGGTGCTCGGTGGACCGATGACGCTGGCGCTGCGCGCGCTGCCGCCGTCGACGGACAAGGACCTGCGCGGCCCGCGCGAGTGGCTGCTGTGGGCCACCGGGACGCCGGTCGCCAAGCTGCTGACCAATCCGCTGGTGGCGCTGACCTTGTATGTGGCGTCGTTCTATGCCATGTATTTCACCGGTCTGTACGAGCAGATGTTGCGCTCGCACGCGCTGCACCTGCTGATGTTCACGCATTTCCTGGCGGCCGGCTATCTGTTCTTCTGGATCCTGATCGGCGTCGACCCGGCGCCGCGGCCGCTGCCGTATCCGGTGCGCATCCCGCTGCTGTTCGTGTCGATGATCTTCCACGCGTTTTTCGGCCTGGCGCTGATGCAGACGGCCACGCTGTTGGCCGCCGGCTGGTACGAGTCGCTGGTGCGCACCTGGGGTGCGACGCCGCTGGCCGACCAGCAGGTCGGCGCCGGCATCGCGTGGGCCTTCGGCGAGCTGCCGAGCCTGGTGATCGCGCTCGCGTTGCTCTACCAGTGGATCCGCTCCGACGAACGCGAGCAGCGCCGCCTCGACCGCGCCGCCGACCGAGCCGAGGCCCGCGCAGCCGCGCGCGGTGACGCCGAGCCGGCCGAGGACGACCAGGACGCTCTCGCCGCGTACAACCGCCGGTTGAAGGCGCTGGCCGAAGCCGACGACCGTACGCGCCAGCGCCATTAGCGGTCCGGTACCGTTGTCAGGTCTGGCCTCGTAGCTCAGGGGATAGAGCACCGCTCTCCTAAAGCGGGTGTCGCGCGTTCGAATCGCGCCGGGGCCACCAGCCAATGCGCCGCAGGGACTCCCTACGTGCGTGGTGAGACCTGCGTGCATGGCTGTCGGCGGTCGAGAATGCACGCATGCGTGTCCTTGTGGTGACTGGGCCGCCAGCAGTCGGGAAGACGACCGTTGGCCGCATGGTCGCCGGCGGTCGTGAGCGATGTGCTTTCGTTGACGTCGATGACATCCGGCACCTGGTGGTCGCTGGACACGCAGCGCCATGGGCCGGCTCTGAGGGCCGGTCGCAGCAGCGGCTCGGCGTGTTGAACGGTTGTGCCTTGGCGCGCACCTTCGTACGCGAGGACCAACGAAGGGGGCGTCGATGATCGGACGGATGCATCACGTCGTGATCGACTGTCCCGATCCTTCGGTGTTGGCGGAGTTCTATTCGGCTTTGTTGGGGAAGCCTGTCACCTATCGCAGCGCCGACTGGGTCGTGGTCGCCGACAACGACACCACTTCGGGTCTGGCGTTCCAGCGAGCGCCAGGCCATCGGCCGCCGGTCTGGCCGGACAGTGCGTCGAGCCAGCAGTTTCATCTCGACATCATGGTCGACGACACGGAAACGGCCGGTGAGCGCGTGATCGCTCTCGGAGCCACCAGGCTCACCGGCACCGACGTTTACGCCGACCCGGCCGGACATCCGTTCTGCCTCATCCCGCGACCTCACTGGGCTCCGGCCATCGAACGGCATCCGGGTCAGCCGGTGTGACGCGTTTGTACGTCGGCGGCGACGGCGAGCAGGGCGCCCAGGACGCGTTGCACGGACAGCCGCTCGGCTTTGTCCGGCCGCATGATCGCCGACACGTGGCGCGTCGACGGAATGTCGGTGAGCGGCCGCAGCACCAGGCCGCAATCGGTCGGAGTGGTGAACCGCGGCAGGATGGCGAGTTGCCGGCCGCTGGCGACCAGTGACTCGATCAGCCGGTTGTCGCGCAGCCGCTGCGCGATCCGCAGCTCGGCGCTGGTCGCCTGCTCGATGGCCCGCAGGACGCTGTCGAACGGAAAGCCTTCCGGTACGCCGATCCACTCGGCGTCGACCACGTCCGCGGCGGTCAGCGCCGGCCGTACGGTCAGCGGATGGTCGGCGGCCATCGCCACGTCGAGGGGTTCGCGTGCCAGGGATACGACGGTGAGGCGCTCTGTGCCGGCCGGCCGCGGTCCGGCCAGGCTGTGCGCGATGACGATGTCGCTGTCGGCGGCCAGGCCGGCGAACTCGGCCTCGGCGATGTCGAAGTCGCTGAACCGCAGCGTGATCGCCGAGCCGGCCAGCTCGCGGATCGCGCCGGCGAACAGGAAGGTGGCCGCGCTCGGCAGCGCGGCGATCGTGACCGTGCCGGCGGGACCGCCGCGGAACGCGTCCCACTCGGCTTGTACGCGCTCGATCGCGGCGGCCACGCTCGCGCCGCCGTCGGCGAGCAGCCGGCCGGCCTCGGTGAGCCGCAGGCCGCGGCCGGACGGCTCGACCAGCCGCATGCCAAACTCGCGCTGCGCCGCCTTGAGCTGCTGAGACACCGCAGACGGCGTACGGAAGGTCGCCTGCGCGACGGCGGTGACGCTGCCGCGCTCGGCCAACTCGCGGAGCAGCTCGAGATGCCGCGTATCCATGAAGCCAGACTACAGAGTGCCTGTCTCATTTATTGATTGTGCTTAACGTACGGCTCGGATGAACATAGCGGCATGCCTATGCGCCACCGCCTCGTCGCTCTGTCCGTCGCCGTCATGTGGGGTTTGAACTTCATCGCGATCGACGCCTCGCTCCAGCAGTTTCCGCCGATGTTCCTGGTGGCACTGCGCTTTGCGTTGATCGCGATCCCGACGATCCTGTTCGTGCCCCGTCCGCGCGTACGGCCGCGTTGGCTCATCGGCTATGGCGTCGGCTTCGGCGTCCTGCAGTTTCTCTTCCTCTACTGGGGAATGGCCGCCGGACTGCCGGCCGGCCTCGCGTCGCTGGTGCTGCAGGCATCCGCGCCGTTCACCGTCGTGCTCGGCGCGACGTTCCTGCGCGAACGCCTGAGCGGACGCCAGGTCGTCGGCATCCTGGTCGCGGTCGGCGGCCTGGCGGTGGTCGGCTGGCAGCGCGCCGAGCACGCCACCGTGCTGCCGTTCCTGCTGGCACTGGCCGCCGCGCTCGGCTGGGCGATCGGCAACATCTGCAACCGGCAGGCCGAGCCGGACAAGCCGTTCCACCTGACCATGTGGATGTCGGTCGTGCCTCCGCTGCCGATGCTCGGCGTCTCCCTGCTGGTCGAGGGACCGGCGCGGATCGGCACCTCGTTCGCCTCGCTGGCCAGCCCGGCCGGCATCGCGGCGGTCGCCGGGCTCGCGTACACGGTGGTGATCGGTACGGTGGTC comes from the Fodinicola acaciae genome and includes:
- a CDS encoding FmdB family zinc ribbon protein, translating into MPTYQYACTECGHRFEAVQAFTDDALTTCPNCSGKLRKVFSAVGVVFKGSGFYRTDSRSSSTASTPASSSNGSKDSGSTSTSSTSTSSDTKSSTSKPAATSASAS
- the mscL gene encoding large conductance mechanosensitive channel protein MscL, producing the protein MLRGFKEFILRGNVVELAVAVVIGSAFNAVVTSVVDNLIKPLIQLVPSVGPQGGLVLRHNPGGADVVLGYGNVINALITFVLIAAVVYFAFVLPMNKLAEMRAKGREPEPEKVSEEVALLREIRDSLARRQD
- a CDS encoding antitoxin, with amino-acid sequence MSMFDDAKKFIDEHDEQVDQVLDKAGEFANEKTGGQYGDQIQQGVDFAQQHTGDGDTTQGQQDQQQ
- a CDS encoding penicillin acylase family protein, whose translation is MKRWGRVAVRLMCGILAVLLLVGAFAVGGGTIAVRASFPQTSGSVSVPGLSAPVTVSRDAGGVPQLYASTATDLFRAQGYVHAQDRFWEMDFRRHVTAGRLSEMFGASQVDTDAAVRTMGWRRVAEREFGLLSARTKIYLQAYAAGVNAYLRTHQGLAASLEYGVLKITAPDYRIEPWTPVDSVAWLKAMAWDLRSNLIAELDRAQLLTAGLSRDRIEQLWPAYPFAEHAPIVGGGGVRNGTFRSATVQPAVAFSGVSKAFRALDLLGPGTSADIGSNSWVIAGSRTTTGKPILANDPHLGPGMPSIWYQMGLHCRTVSAGCPFSVLGYSFSGVPGIVIGHNERIAWGFTNLGPDVADLYLEKLNGTRYQVGDEWRPLQTRKETIRIAGGSSRVVTVRSTGHGPLMSDVDPGVRRASKTTAVSLRWTALDAGRTMDAVFSMALAQNWPQFREAARLFAVPAQNLVYADVDGNIGYQAPGDIPVRGLGDGRWPAPGWDPRYDWKSRIPYDALPSVLNPQEGFVVTANQAVVGPGYPYLLTTDWEYGYRSQRIRDLITSRAKVSVADVQRMQMDTRNGNAVDVVPALLRIRLTGFAARAQDLLRGWDFQQPAGSAAGAFFNATWRHLLADTFYDDIPAYDRESVVGNERWFAVVKALLADPRSPWWDVRGTKRVESRDDILARAMTEAATELADSQGADPKGWQWGRMHQLTLRNASLGNSGIAPIEALFNRGPYAVGGGGGLVDATGWIAAKGYAVASVPSMRMIVDTADLDRSRWIDLTGVSGHAYADHYGDQTPLWQRGELRPMPFSAGAVRASAVDTLELTP
- a CDS encoding cation-translocating P-type ATPase, producing the protein MLKEDLHRGLSSAEVAQRIADGRTNDVPTRASRSVWDIVRGNVFTRINAIFGVLFLLIASTGFFIDGVFGLLIIANSVIGMIQELRAKRTLDRLTIVGQAKPRVRREGVSTEVAPNQVVADDVIEMAAGDQIVVDGEVLGAEALEVDESLLTGESDPVVKRAGDQVMSGSFVVAGGGTYRATKVGKEAYAARLAEEASKFTLVNSELRNGINRILRFITYLLIPAGALSIYNQLFSGQQQWREAVRGMVAALVPMVPEGLILMTAIAFAVGVIRLGQRQCLVNELPAIEGLARVDTVCADKTGTLTENALRLTEVLPVGNGEPAERALAALAAADSRPNASLAAIAQAYPEAPGWPVEAVAAFSSARKWSGASFGEHGNWVLGAPDVLLPADSGERAEAERIGSRGLRVLLLAKAAQKVDVAGAPGVVTPVALVVLEQKVRPDAKDTLDYFGEQNVTVKVISGDNALSVGAVATALDLPHADRPVDARTLPEEPEQLAESVENGTVFGRVTPAQKRSMVKALQSKGHTVAMTGDGVNDVLALKDADIGVAMGAGSPATRSVAQIVLLDNKFATLPHVVGEGRRVIGNIERVSNLFLTKTVYSVLLALLVGIPGLIGLDALPYPFLPRHVTLTGWFTIGLPAFVLSLAPNNERAQRGFVGRVMRMAIPAGLVIAVACFVSYVLVYDGRGASQTNVVQASTTALMTLIAIALWVLIIVARPYVWWKVALIATMVVLSAVMFVLPLSQKVFQLDPSNGSYTLTACVCAVVGIVLIEAFWWIDGWLRKEKRRLFAA